In Nicotiana tabacum cultivar K326 chromosome 11, ASM71507v2, whole genome shotgun sequence, a single window of DNA contains:
- the LOC107829343 gene encoding dnaJ protein homolog yields the protein MFGRTPKKSDNTKYYEILGVPKSASQDDLKKAYRKAAIKNHPDKGGDPEKFKELAQAYEVLSDPEKREIYDQYGEDALKEGMGGGGGGHDPFDIFQSFFGGGSPFGGGGSSRGRRQRKGEDVVHPLKVSLEDVYNGTSKKLSLSRNVLCTKCKGKGSKSGVSMKCSGCQGSGMKVSIRQLGPSMIQQMQHPCNECKGTGETINDKDRCPQCKGEKVVQEKKVLEVHVEKGMQNGQKITFPGEADEAPETITGDIVFILQQKEHPKFKRKGDDLFVEHTLTLTEALCGFQFILTHLDNRQLLIKSQPGEVVKPDQFKAINDEGMPMYQRPFMRGKLYIHFTVDFPESLTPEQCKNLEAVLPPKPKMEVSEMELDECEETTLHDVNIEEEMRRKQQAAQEAYDEDDDMPGGAQRVQCAQQ from the exons ATGTTTGGAAGGACACCGAAGAAGAGCGATAACACAAAGTATTATGAAATCTTAGGAGTTCCGAAGAGTGCTTCTCAGGATGATCTCAAAAAGGCTTATCGTAAAGCCGCTATTAAAAACCATCCCGATAAGGGAGGCGATCCTGAAAAG TTTAAAGAGCTTGCCCAAGCTTATGAGGTTTTAAGTGACCCGGAGAAGCGTGAGATATATGATCAGTATGGTGAGGACGCTCTCAAGGAAGGAATGGGTGGTGGAGGTGGTGGACACGACCCATTTGACATATTCCAATCATTCTTTGGTGGTGGAAGCCCCTTTGGTG GTGGTGGAAGCAGCAGAGGTAGAAGACAAAGAAAAGGAGAGGATGTTGTCCACCCTCTCAAGGTTTCGTTGGAGGATGTTTACAATGGGACATCAAAGAAGCTTTCACTATCTCGCAATGTGTTGTGCACAAAGTGCAAGGG TAAAGGGTCTAAGTCAGGTGTTTCAATGAAGTGTTCTGGCTGTCAAGGGTCTGGGATGAAAGTTTCTATTAGACAGCTTGGTCCATCTATGATCCAGCAGATGCAGCACCCTTGCAATGAGTGTAAGGGTACTGGTGAGACAATTAATGACAAAGATAGGTGCCCACAGTGTAAGGGAGAGAAGGTTGTGCAGGAGAAGAAGGTGTTGGAAGTTCACGTGGAGAAAGGTATGCAGAATGGGCAGAAGATAACATTCCCAGGCGAGGCAGACGAAGCA CCGGAAACTATTACTGGGGACATAGTTTTTATCTTGCAACAGAAGGAACATCCTAAGTTCAAGCGAAAGGGAGATGATCTTTTTGTTGAGCACACGTTGACCTTGACTGAGGCCCTATGTGGTTTCCAGTTCATCTTGACTCACCTAGACAACAGACAGCTGCTGATCAAGTCCCAGCCTGGCGAAGTTGTCAAGCCTG ACCAGTTTAAGGCTATCAATGATGAAGGAATGCCAATGTACCAAAGGCCTTTTATGAGAGGGAAACTGTACATTCATTTCACTGTTGATTTCCCCGAGTCATTAACCCCAGAGCAGTGCAAGAACCTTGAAGCGGTGCTGCCGCCAAAACCCAAAATGGAAGTGTCTGAAATGGAattggatgaatgtgaggagactACTTTGCATGATGTGAACATCGAGGAGGAGATGCGAAGGAAGCAGCAAGCAGCCCAAGAGGCATATGACGAAGATGATGATATGCCTGGTGGTGCACAGAGAGTCCAATGTGCACAACAGTAA
- the LOC107829346 gene encoding CASP-like protein 4D1, with translation MAIKPLFMLTARILTFFFLLISLIVLATTEDFNQISAYRYTFSAIVIGLMYTFLQTALTIFHLISGQNICGDVLAHFEFYGDKVSSHLLATGATTGYGITSAAASLLLIAFFFSAISSIFSSFNLHNNKS, from the exons ATGGCGATTAAACCGTTGTTTATGTTAACTGCAAGAATCCTCACATTTTTTTTCCTACTCATATCACTCATCGTCCTCGCCACAACTGAAGATTTTAATCAAATTTCTGCTTATCG TTACACATTCTCTGCAATTGTGATTGGATTAATGTACACATTCCTACAAACTGCCTTGACAATATTTCATTTGATCTCTGGCCAAAACATTTGTGGAGATGTCTTGGCTCACTTTGAATTTTATGGTGATAAG GTTTCTTCCCACCTACTAGCCACTGGAGCAACAACAGGTTATGGAATTACCTCTGCAGCTGCCAGTCTTCTTCTGATAGCATTCTTCTTCTCTGCAATTTcctctattttttcttcttttaatctcCATAATAATAAGAGTTGA